Proteins from a single region of Antechinus flavipes isolate AdamAnt ecotype Samford, QLD, Australia chromosome 2, AdamAnt_v2, whole genome shotgun sequence:
- the RNASE10 gene encoding inactive ribonuclease-like protein 10, with translation MPKCENQKVCKRLKEIVPLRAVGKNEISLAADLSCVAAAAAGAKTGAGPGLWLTSTKLGDNQELQNSFWDSDSWEEAEVTDDLEGTQTTELQETGKTDMFLNKVKTSLAETRDKEVVGHETLVTEELFQKEAIVYSRQLKNSRDCNVMMAQKLPGPKGTCKEKHTFIHEHYKTVRAICDTPSIPCKKKGNNCHQSRELLQLTVCQLIHDMISPNKCNYESIPMTMNIVISCDGLNPRTFKEHA, from the exons atgcctaagtgtgaaaACCAGAAAGTCTGTAAAAGGTTAAAGGAGATTGTACCATTAAGGGCTGTCGG GAAAAATGAAATCAGTCTTGCTGCAGACCTTTCctgtgttgctgctgctgctgctggggctAAAACTGGGGCTGGGCCTGGGCTTTGGCTGACTTCCACAAAACTAGGAGATAATCAGGAACTGCAGAATTCATTCTGGGACAGTGACTCATGGGAGGAGGCAGAAGTCACAGATGATTTAGAAGGCACCCAAACTACAGAACTGCAGGAGACTGGCAAGACTGACATGTTTTTGAATAAGGTGAAAACATCACTGGCAGAAACCCGTGACAAGGAAGTTGTGGGCCATGAGACTCTAGTAACTGAGGAGTTGTTTCAAAAGGAGGCCATAGTCTACTCTAGGCAGCTCAAGAATAGTAGGGACTGCAACGTCATGATGGCCCAGAAGTTACCAGGGCCAAAGGGCACCTGTAAGGAGAAGCACACCTTCATCCACGAACACTACAAGACAGTCAGAGCCATCTGTGACACCCCAAGTATTCCTTGTAAGAAAAAGGGGAATAACTGTCACCAGAGCAGAGAACTTTTACAGTTGACTGTCTGCCAACTGATCCATGACATGATCTCCCCCAATAAGTGCAATTACGAAAGCATTCCCATGACCATGAACATAGTCATTTCTTGTGATGGATTGAACCCCAGGACTTTTAAAGAACATGCCTAA
- the LOC127546590 gene encoding ribonuclease pancreatic-like, whose protein sequence is MIQTLIQPHALMLLLLFQGLMKNSFSLMEVPEMKFEEIEPMPETLNYLERRFKVYFGDYPIKNITAMEYCNQMVRRRHVMDPINICKSHHYFFHQPWFKLESLCEYEQYPCTKLEGNCHLIKKIEITHCELTAGVTYPNCVYSSKKKNKPLVIRCVEAMGTNIQVPLEVDKIFE, encoded by the coding sequence ATGATCCAAACTTTGATACAACCCCATGCcttaatgctgctgctgctgtttcaGGGGCTGATGAAGAATTCCTTCTCTTTGATGGAGGTTCCTgagatgaaatttgaagaaatagaACCAATGCCTGAAACACTGAATTACCTAGAAAGAAGATTCAAAGTCTATTTCGGTGACTACCCCATCAAAAACATCACAGCCATGGAGTACTGTAACCAAATGGTGAGACGTAGACATGTCATGGATCCTATAAACATATGTAAGTCACACCATTACTTCTTTCACCAACCATGGTTCAAACTCGAAAGCCTTTGTGAGTATGAGCAATATCCATGCACAAAGCTAGAAGGCAACTGCCATCTGATCAAAAAAATTGAGATTACACATTGTGAGTTAACTGCAGGAGTAACTTATCCTAATTGTGTCTACTCatctaagaagaaaaataagccaCTGGTAATCCGCTGTGTTGAAGCAATGGGCACAAATATCCAGGTCCCTCTGGAGGTGGACAAAATTTTTGAATAA